The Candidatus Latescibacter sp. genome includes a window with the following:
- a CDS encoding ABC transporter ATP-binding protein translates to MAEPRIELREVYKSFGNNQVLRGVSLSARQGETLAIIGQSGVGKSVILKLMVGLIKPDRGMVLVDGEDINDAGEESLFRIRKKFGFLFQGSALLDSLTVEENVGLGLTEHLSFSQGEIRRIVADKLGMVGMQGVEDYLPSDLSGGMKKRVGLARAIAMEPEIILYDEPTTGLDPITADSINELIVYLKNRLAITSVVVTHDMTSVRRVADRVAMLHDGEIIFTGTIAELDITDDPVVRQFIEGRAEGPIKPAFGMKADLDNGLLSTVTTLNGEI, encoded by the coding sequence ATGGCGGAACCGAGAATAGAACTCAGGGAGGTATATAAAAGTTTCGGCAATAACCAGGTTCTCCGAGGTGTGAGCCTATCTGCCCGGCAGGGAGAAACCCTGGCGATCATCGGGCAGTCCGGTGTTGGGAAAAGCGTCATTCTCAAACTCATGGTGGGATTGATAAAACCCGATAGGGGTATGGTGCTGGTAGACGGGGAAGATATCAACGATGCCGGAGAAGAAAGCCTTTTCCGGATCAGAAAGAAATTCGGGTTTCTTTTCCAGGGATCGGCGCTTCTCGATTCCCTCACCGTGGAAGAAAATGTCGGTCTGGGTCTTACCGAGCACCTGTCTTTTTCACAGGGGGAAATTCGGAGAATTGTTGCAGATAAACTCGGCATGGTAGGAATGCAGGGTGTGGAGGATTACCTGCCCTCCGATCTCTCGGGAGGGATGAAAAAAAGGGTGGGGCTGGCCCGGGCCATCGCCATGGAGCCGGAGATTATTCTTTACGATGAACCCACGACCGGCCTTGATCCCATCACCGCGGACAGCATCAACGAGCTGATCGTTTATTTGAAAAACCGGCTGGCCATAACTTCTGTGGTGGTCACCCATGACATGACCAGCGTCCGCAGGGTGGCCGACCGTGTGGCCATGCTGCATGACGGTGAAATTATCTTTACCGGAACCATTGCCGAGCTCGATATCACAGATGATCCCGTGGTCCGTCAGTTTATAGAAGGCCGTGCCGAGGGACCGATCAAACCGGCATTTGGGATGAAAGCAGACCTGGACAACGGTCTCCTGTCGACCGTTACAACGCTGAACGGTGAGATATGA
- a CDS encoding YicC/YloC family endoribonuclease translates to MIRSMTGFGSAEAVENGTSVKVEVHSVNGRFLDLKMKLPKSFSEYEGEIRKIAQDYIERGRVHVTVSLNVTGLRASSVRVDYQLAERYVKLAEELASLHGIENRMDARTLLSLPEILTWKEEDTSTESLWGLAKKAALAAFESHRAMRESEGAAIGRDFRNRLDNVHSHILEIEKSIPRIIETNTARFRKRIESLVGSDTFDEIRFNMEVALYADRVDITEECVRFKSHHDLFVKELAQKKSSGKKLSFLLQELNREVNTMGSKVMDAGIAGVVVSIKEDLEKMREQGENME, encoded by the coding sequence TTGATTCGGAGCATGACCGGTTTCGGCAGCGCAGAAGCGGTTGAGAACGGAACCAGTGTAAAAGTGGAAGTTCACAGTGTGAACGGGCGATTCCTGGACCTGAAAATGAAGCTGCCCAAATCTTTTTCTGAGTATGAAGGCGAAATCAGAAAGATTGCGCAGGACTATATCGAACGCGGGCGGGTGCATGTGACTGTCAGTTTGAACGTGACCGGGCTGCGGGCTTCCAGCGTCCGGGTGGATTACCAGCTTGCGGAAAGGTACGTGAAACTGGCGGAAGAACTGGCCAGTCTGCACGGAATAGAGAACAGAATGGATGCCCGGACGCTTCTTTCTCTGCCGGAAATTCTGACCTGGAAGGAGGAAGATACTAGTACGGAGTCGCTGTGGGGGCTGGCAAAAAAAGCTGCTCTGGCGGCGTTCGAATCCCATCGCGCCATGCGTGAAAGTGAGGGCGCTGCCATCGGCAGGGATTTCCGTAACCGGCTGGATAATGTCCATAGTCACATCCTGGAGATTGAAAAGAGCATTCCCAGGATTATCGAGACCAATACAGCCCGGTTCCGCAAACGTATCGAAAGCCTGGTGGGCAGCGATACCTTCGATGAGATACGGTTTAACATGGAAGTCGCCCTTTACGCCGACCGGGTGGATATCACCGAAGAATGCGTACGGTTCAAATCCCATCACGATTTATTCGTTAAAGAGCTTGCCCAGAAGAAATCTTCCGGTAAAAAACTCTCCTTCCTTCTCCAGGAACTGAACCGTGAGGTGAACACCATGGGATCAAAAGTTATGGATGCCGGGATCGCGGGAGTTGTGGTGTCCATCAAGGAAGATCTCGAAAAGATGCGCGAGCAGGGCGAAAACATGGAGTGA
- a CDS encoding ABC transporter ATP-binding protein gives MKQFFRIFRYISRYKMLFTVSVFFSILYALMNGFSIYLIGPFTKTIFKPETVVKSAYSPTAPLDFFGAWKAGLKHAFDSFMGYGNPHEILTRLCYLIIFVIFLKNLFSYFQGYIMAHVEQGVVRDIREDVYASYHRLPLRFFQKRKTGDMISSVINDCNAINDNLNSALIDLIKEPINIAVLIGVMVVINWKLTLFTFLVAPPSLYIIMRIGQKLRRRTTTTQDRIAALTSVLEETISNIRVVKAFAMEKFELMKFNLANNSYFRSLIRLFRVRRLSSPVTEFLGVATVVLVLWIGGTMVLDHKGELDADKFIVFIAFMFMLMQAIKRLSEVNVKLQVGIAAAQRVFDVMDQKSDIVDPQNPLSIDSFSQSIRFKNVWFEYDPGVPVLKDINLTVNVGETIAIVGASGSGKSTLLDLLPRFFDPPEGAVEIDSHDLREYKLDDLRHLFGIVTQETILFHDTIKANIGYGRPDISLDAIMAAARTANAHDYIMEFEKGYETVIGDRGTKLSGGQRQRIAIARAILKNPPILLFDEATSALDTKSEREVQTAIDKLMEGRTTFVIAHRLSTIQHASRIVLLEKGRIVRAGTHAELYENESIYRRMYDLQWQNIKKY, from the coding sequence ATGAAACAGTTTTTCCGCATCTTTCGCTATATTTCCCGATATAAGATGCTTTTCACTGTTTCAGTGTTTTTTTCGATTCTCTATGCACTTATGAACGGATTCAGCATCTATTTGATCGGTCCGTTCACGAAAACCATATTCAAACCTGAAACGGTAGTAAAGTCAGCGTATTCACCAACAGCCCCCCTCGATTTTTTTGGTGCATGGAAAGCAGGCCTAAAGCACGCTTTCGATTCTTTCATGGGGTACGGGAATCCCCATGAAATACTTACCAGGCTCTGTTATCTGATCATTTTCGTAATTTTCCTTAAAAACCTTTTCTCATACTTTCAGGGATATATCATGGCCCATGTGGAGCAGGGTGTGGTCAGAGATATCCGTGAGGATGTCTACGCCTCCTATCACCGGCTCCCGCTGCGTTTTTTCCAAAAGAGGAAAACAGGCGACATGATCAGCAGTGTCATCAATGATTGCAACGCGATAAACGATAACCTGAACAGCGCCTTAATTGACCTCATCAAAGAGCCGATAAACATTGCGGTTCTCATCGGAGTCATGGTGGTCATCAACTGGAAGCTCACCTTATTCACCTTTTTGGTGGCTCCTCCCAGTCTTTACATCATCATGCGTATCGGGCAGAAACTCCGACGCCGCACAACCACCACACAGGACCGTATCGCCGCCCTGACCTCAGTTCTGGAAGAGACTATCTCTAATATCAGAGTAGTTAAAGCTTTTGCCATGGAAAAGTTTGAATTAATGAAATTCAACCTGGCGAATAACTCATACTTCCGGTCGCTCATACGGTTGTTCCGAGTGAGAAGGCTTTCCTCACCGGTGACAGAATTTCTCGGAGTGGCGACAGTGGTGCTTGTGCTCTGGATCGGAGGGACGATGGTGCTCGACCACAAGGGAGAGCTTGATGCCGATAAATTTATCGTATTCATTGCGTTCATGTTCATGCTGATGCAGGCGATAAAGCGGCTTTCCGAAGTAAATGTCAAACTGCAGGTGGGTATCGCAGCCGCCCAGAGGGTGTTCGATGTCATGGACCAGAAGAGCGATATTGTCGACCCGCAGAATCCCCTTTCGATCGATTCCTTCAGTCAAAGCATCCGGTTCAAGAATGTTTGGTTTGAATATGATCCGGGAGTTCCGGTACTAAAAGATATCAATCTCACCGTGAACGTCGGAGAAACAATAGCCATTGTAGGGGCATCGGGAAGCGGTAAGTCTACCCTTCTGGATCTGCTCCCGCGATTTTTCGATCCTCCGGAGGGTGCGGTAGAGATAGACAGCCACGATCTCCGTGAATACAAGCTCGATGATCTCCGGCATCTTTTTGGTATTGTGACCCAGGAAACCATCCTTTTCCACGATACGATCAAGGCGAATATTGGGTACGGACGCCCGGACATCTCGTTGGATGCCATCATGGCTGCGGCCAGGACCGCCAATGCGCATGATTATATCATGGAGTTTGAAAAAGGGTACGAAACAGTCATCGGAGACCGTGGAACCAAGCTTTCCGGGGGCCAGCGGCAGCGTATCGCCATCGCGCGCGCCATCCTGAAAAATCCCCCTATACTTCTCTTCGATGAGGCTACTTCGGCGCTCGATACCAAATCGGAGCGTGAAGTCCAGACAGCGATCGACAAGCTTATGGAAGGCCGCACAACATTTGTTATAGCGCACCGTTTGTCTACGATACAGCATGCTTCCCGTATTGTTCTCCTGGAAAAGGGAAGAATTGTCAGAGCCGGGACACATGCGGAATTATACGAGAACGAAAGTATCTACAGGCGTATGTATGATCTGCAGTGGCAGAATATTAAAAAGTATTGA
- a CDS encoding ABC transporter permease, producing MAGFFGWYVLISDRIANAVLKPVMEIGDIMLFFGRVLRTIPAIPKSMHLIFQSMLEIGVRSLPITFIISIFAGATTAWQAHYQLQGIVSTRYIGTAVSKSIILELAPVLTGLVVAGRIGASIAASLGAMRVTEQIDALSTMAIDPYRYLVLPRIAAGAIMVPMLTIYSCFFGILSGVIISLAFLDVPSGIFIYGLKHFFHYKDIFVCLSKAFVFGAGLSLFGCYYGFAARGGAEGVGQAAIRAYVTSAVFILLTDFIVASLVL from the coding sequence GTGGCCGGATTTTTCGGGTGGTATGTACTGATTTCGGACAGAATAGCGAATGCTGTTTTGAAACCGGTTATGGAAATCGGCGATATCATGCTCTTTTTCGGGAGGGTGCTGCGCACCATACCCGCAATTCCCAAGAGCATGCATCTCATTTTCCAGTCCATGCTGGAAATTGGGGTTCGATCCCTTCCCATTACCTTCATAATCTCCATTTTTGCCGGAGCGACGACGGCCTGGCAGGCCCATTACCAGCTCCAGGGCATTGTCAGCACGCGGTATATCGGGACTGCTGTTTCGAAGTCGATTATCCTTGAACTGGCGCCGGTTCTGACCGGTCTTGTGGTGGCGGGAAGAATCGGCGCCTCCATAGCGGCTTCGCTGGGAGCCATGCGGGTAACCGAGCAGATCGATGCTCTCTCCACCATGGCCATCGACCCTTACCGGTATCTGGTTCTTCCCCGGATCGCGGCGGGAGCGATTATGGTCCCGATGCTGACAATCTACAGTTGTTTTTTTGGTATCCTGAGCGGGGTTATCATTTCCCTGGCATTTCTCGATGTTCCGAGCGGAATTTTCATTTACGGCCTGAAGCATTTTTTTCATTACAAAGATATCTTCGTGTGCCTTTCCAAAGCCTTTGTTTTCGGCGCCGGGCTGAGTCTTTTTGGCTGTTACTACGGATTTGCCGCCAGAGGAGGCGCCGAAGGAGTAGGCCAGGCGGCCATCAGGGCGTATGTAACCTCGGCGGTTTTTATTCTCCTGACCGATTTTATAGTCGCTTCGCTGGTGCTGTAA
- a CDS encoding cold shock domain-containing protein, with translation MSVGKVKWFNEVKGYGFVTMEDGKDVFVHYSAIKGDGFRTLNENDEVEFEITDGPKGPQAINVTKKGK, from the coding sequence ATGTCAGTAGGTAAAGTCAAATGGTTTAATGAAGTAAAGGGGTATGGTTTTGTAACGATGGAAGACGGAAAGGATGTTTTTGTTCATTATTCCGCAATCAAGGGTGACGGATTCCGTACCCTCAATGAAAATGACGAGGTCGAATTTGAGATCACCGACGGTCCTAAGGGTCCCCAGGCGATTAATGTAACGAAGAAAGGCAAATAA
- a CDS encoding fumarate hydratase, whose protein sequence is MKIIPFYALVDRIAELIPVTVRILPADVLTAITRMRAGETSPLAVSILDQIIENACIASRELLPLCQDTGVSVFFVDIGEGVRVEAPGLDAAIQEGTRKGYREGDLRMSMVRDPLRRVNTGDNTPAIVHCRMVPGELLRVVFCPKGGGAENMSRLAMLSPGEGRKGVVEFVTDTVRIGGGRPCPPVIVGVGLGGDFEVSAILSKRALLRKIGERNTEAFYASLEEEMLEIINALDIGPMGFGGRTTALDVFIETAPCHIASLPLAVNIQCHSARHGEIEL, encoded by the coding sequence ATGAAAATCATACCCTTTTATGCTCTCGTTGACAGAATCGCGGAACTTATCCCGGTAACCGTCAGGATTCTCCCTGCCGATGTCCTCACTGCCATTACCCGCATGAGAGCCGGGGAAACATCCCCTCTGGCTGTTTCCATACTCGATCAGATCATCGAAAATGCCTGTATTGCCTCCCGGGAGCTTCTCCCCCTGTGCCAGGATACCGGAGTGTCAGTGTTTTTTGTGGACATCGGGGAAGGAGTGAGGGTTGAGGCGCCGGGGCTCGACGCCGCCATTCAGGAAGGAACCCGCAAAGGATACCGTGAAGGCGATCTTCGGATGTCCATGGTTCGGGACCCTCTTCGCAGGGTGAATACGGGCGACAACACTCCGGCGATTGTACATTGCCGCATGGTTCCCGGGGAGCTTCTCAGGGTGGTATTCTGCCCGAAAGGCGGAGGCGCCGAAAACATGAGCCGTCTGGCCATGCTTTCGCCGGGCGAGGGCAGGAAAGGGGTGGTGGAGTTCGTGACGGATACGGTACGTATCGGCGGCGGCAGACCCTGTCCGCCGGTGATTGTGGGAGTAGGCCTGGGGGGTGATTTCGAGGTTTCGGCGATTCTTTCCAAACGCGCCCTCCTGCGGAAGATAGGGGAAAGGAACACTGAAGCTTTCTATGCCTCCCTGGAAGAGGAGATGCTTGAAATAATCAACGCGCTCGATATCGGGCCGATGGGTTTCGGGGGCCGCACCACCGCGCTGGATGTTTTCATCGAGACAGCGCCCTGCCATATCGCAAGTTTGCCGCTCGCGGTCAATATCCAGTGCCATTCCGCCCGTCACGGGGAAATCGAGCTGTAG
- a CDS encoding uracil-DNA glycosylase, whose translation MISDPGKILAAFVAQRLEMGETEWFFLPRLSFNRESGTARNGAPHRETSGEAVWAGNSLEDLREAVGKCLRCPLGGSRTHFVFGSGNPHAHIMFVGEAPGADEDLQGLPFVGRAGQLLTRMIESIKLRREDVYITNVLKCRPPNNRTPSPAEIEKCEPILLRQIEIIHPRIICALGLVAGQTLLRTKSTLGSLRGKVHDYHGVKLVVTYHPAALLRNPQWKRPTWEDLKFLRREYDGMEIS comes from the coding sequence ATGATATCTGATCCTGGAAAAATTCTGGCGGCATTTGTTGCCCAGCGCCTGGAGATGGGTGAAACCGAGTGGTTTTTTCTACCCCGGCTTTCTTTCAACCGTGAAAGCGGCACGGCAAGGAACGGCGCTCCTCACCGCGAGACGAGCGGGGAAGCTGTTTGGGCAGGGAATTCCCTTGAGGATCTTCGGGAGGCAGTGGGAAAGTGCCTCCGCTGCCCTCTCGGCGGCTCCCGGACACATTTTGTATTCGGGTCGGGCAATCCCCATGCGCACATCATGTTCGTCGGAGAGGCCCCGGGGGCCGATGAAGACCTGCAGGGACTGCCGTTCGTGGGACGTGCGGGACAGCTTCTTACCAGGATGATCGAATCCATCAAGCTCCGCCGTGAGGATGTCTATATTACCAATGTGCTGAAATGCCGTCCGCCCAATAATCGTACTCCGTCTCCGGCGGAAATCGAAAAATGCGAACCGATTCTTCTTCGGCAGATCGAGATCATTCATCCCCGGATTATCTGTGCGCTTGGGCTGGTGGCTGGCCAAACTTTGCTCAGAACAAAATCTACTCTTGGCTCTCTCCGTGGGAAAGTACATGATTACCATGGGGTCAAACTCGTGGTTACCTATCACCCCGCCGCTCTTTTGCGGAATCCCCAGTGGAAGCGCCCGACCTGGGAAGACCTCAAATTTCTGCGCCGTGAATATGATGGAATGGAGATATCGTGA
- the dnaB gene encoding replicative DNA helicase, producing MAEKGSALTGANPPQAPEIERAVLGAMLLEKEAIGIAVEVIGKEEDCFYKPAHAAIYRVITDLYDQNFPVDPLTVTERLRQRGVLDQVGGEATLAAIAQETSSAANIRYHCLILRDKAFLRKMIALATSIRNLCYDDTAEPSSILANLETNISDLSHMRLSRGYVSLHDTVYQAYREIGRKLETKDGLTGVDTGYEQLNKMTGGWQPSDLIIVAGRPSMGKTAFALDLAKNAASKGIPAGVFSLEMSSVQLVMRILYNEGRFDGSALSVHKQKTEDWTRLSDACARIQSYPIYIDDTPALSSIELAAKAKRLKTERDIGLLIVDYLQLMQGSSRESRQQEISSISRGLKALAKELEIPIIALSQLSRIVEQRGGDHKPILSDLRESGAIEQDADVVMFMYRASVYGINPEYKIRDQNVNPSDVAEVIIRKQRNGPIGTILLHWIKEYMKFAEFDYEASEEFF from the coding sequence ATGGCGGAAAAGGGGAGCGCCCTTACCGGCGCTAATCCACCGCAGGCCCCGGAAATCGAAAGGGCTGTTCTCGGCGCGATGCTTCTCGAAAAGGAAGCGATCGGTATTGCCGTAGAAGTCATCGGGAAAGAGGAGGACTGTTTTTACAAGCCGGCGCATGCCGCCATTTACAGGGTCATAACCGACCTCTACGATCAGAATTTTCCGGTCGACCCGCTCACAGTAACCGAGAGACTCCGTCAGCGGGGGGTTCTGGACCAGGTGGGAGGTGAAGCAACACTGGCGGCAATCGCCCAGGAGACCTCCAGCGCCGCCAATATCCGCTATCACTGCCTGATACTGCGGGACAAGGCTTTCTTGAGGAAAATGATCGCGTTGGCCACATCCATCCGAAACCTTTGCTACGATGATACAGCCGAACCTTCATCTATTCTGGCGAACCTTGAAACCAACATATCAGATCTCTCCCACATGCGCCTGTCAAGGGGATATGTTTCTCTTCACGACACGGTTTACCAGGCCTATCGTGAAATAGGCCGTAAATTGGAGACAAAGGACGGTCTCACCGGAGTTGATACGGGGTATGAACAGTTAAACAAAATGACGGGAGGCTGGCAGCCTTCCGATCTCATCATCGTGGCGGGCAGGCCCTCGATGGGGAAAACGGCGTTTGCGCTGGACCTGGCCAAGAACGCCGCCTCCAAAGGGATCCCGGCCGGAGTATTCAGCCTGGAAATGTCCTCCGTTCAACTGGTGATGCGGATACTGTATAACGAGGGAAGGTTCGACGGTTCAGCGCTTTCTGTTCACAAACAGAAAACCGAAGACTGGACCAGGCTGTCCGACGCCTGCGCCCGCATTCAAAGCTACCCGATCTATATTGACGATACGCCAGCGCTTTCGAGCATCGAGCTTGCCGCCAAGGCCAAAAGGCTGAAAACAGAGCGTGATATCGGGCTCCTCATTGTCGATTATCTTCAGCTTATGCAAGGTTCCAGCCGTGAATCGAGGCAGCAGGAAATCTCTTCTATTTCGCGGGGTCTCAAAGCCCTGGCCAAGGAACTGGAAATACCCATCATAGCACTGAGCCAGCTCTCGCGGATCGTTGAACAGCGCGGCGGCGATCATAAGCCGATTCTCTCCGATCTTCGCGAATCGGGCGCCATAGAGCAGGACGCCGATGTGGTGATGTTCATGTACCGCGCCTCTGTATACGGGATCAATCCCGAATACAAGATCCGGGATCAGAATGTGAATCCTTCCGATGTGGCCGAGGTCATAATCCGTAAGCAGCGCAACGGTCCCATCGGCACCATTCTCCTTCACTGGATAAAAGAATACATGAAGTTCGCCGAGTTTGATTACGAGGCCTCTGAAGAGTTCTTCTAA
- the gmk gene encoding guanylate kinase — MEKYALNGCNGKGKTCGKGNPAGLLVVFSAPSGAGKTTVLRAVLKAHPEMKYSVSVTTRKSRAGEKDGVDYHFVSEEKFDALVARNAFLEWAVVHCSRYGTLKSTAEEGLKRGDRIIFDTDTVGAFNIKKRFPDAVLIFIAPPSPEVLRERLRSRDTESPERMAIRFEAAPGEMSRMGDYDYIVVNDSLHDAVSRVDSILKAESLRSMRIAPVLTEWRRYLNGKGTDHSEL; from the coding sequence ATGGAGAAATATGCATTGAACGGGTGCAATGGAAAAGGAAAGACATGCGGGAAAGGCAACCCCGCGGGATTATTGGTTGTTTTTTCAGCGCCCTCCGGCGCAGGGAAGACCACGGTGCTCCGCGCGGTTTTGAAAGCGCATCCGGAGATGAAGTATTCCGTTTCGGTGACCACCCGGAAATCCCGTGCAGGGGAGAAGGACGGAGTTGATTACCATTTCGTCAGCGAGGAAAAATTCGATGCTCTCGTTGCCCGGAACGCTTTCCTCGAATGGGCGGTCGTCCACTGCAGCCGCTACGGCACTTTGAAGAGTACGGCTGAAGAAGGATTGAAACGGGGCGACCGGATTATTTTTGATACCGATACGGTTGGGGCGTTCAATATCAAGAAGCGCTTCCCCGATGCTGTATTGATTTTCATCGCCCCGCCTTCACCGGAGGTGCTCAGGGAGCGTCTCAGGAGCCGTGACACCGAATCACCCGAACGTATGGCGATACGGTTTGAAGCGGCGCCCGGAGAGATGAGCAGAATGGGTGATTATGATTATATTGTAGTGAATGACAGTCTGCACGATGCTGTTTCACGGGTGGATTCTATACTTAAGGCAGAAAGCCTGCGCAGCATGAGGATTGCACCGGTATTGACCGAATGGAGGAGGTATCTTAATGGAAAAGGGACAGACCACAGTGAATTATGA
- a CDS encoding cold shock domain-containing protein has product MSIGKVKWFNEVKGYGFVTTEDGKDVFVHYSAIKGEGFRTLNEGDSVEFEITEGPKGPQAVNVTKKA; this is encoded by the coding sequence ATGTCCATCGGTAAAGTCAAGTGGTTCAATGAAGTCAAAGGTTATGGGTTCGTCACAACGGAAGACGGCAAAGATGTGTTTGTACATTATTCCGCAATCAAGGGTGAAGGATTCCGTACCCTCAACGAAGGGGATTCTGTAGAGTTTGAAATTACTGAAGGTCCTAAAGGACCCCAGGCAGTAAATGTAACCAAAAAAGCTTAG